Sequence from the Nerophis lumbriciformis linkage group LG34, RoL_Nlum_v2.1, whole genome shotgun sequence genome:
TCAGTGGGTCTTGTGTGATGCTAGACCCTCTTGTCGACGCCTGAATATGCAGATGTTGTGGGGAGGAGGCAAGCGGTGAAAAATGGCCAGATGTCAGatgtatatctatttttttcattaaataaatAGTCGCGGTGGTGCACTGCTAGGAGCCATTTCACGGCAGCAGCCGCCGTCCGAAGACTAGAAGCCAGGCAGAGAGGCTGCTTGCTGCTCCAGCGGTGCCATCTTGTTCCGtcgttgtccactagatggcagtatgggCGGGAAAAGACGCGGGCACTGTTTGTCTAGTCCAGCGACCCCTATGGTCACGGCAGGTAAGCAAGGTAATACTCGTATTTAAGATAATTAAGCTTTTTATTGCCTAAAAGGCTTAATCTGCCATTTACACTATAATTACTTCCCCAGAATCATTTAAATGATAATCtgatttctatttttattttagatGGATGAATAAATGCAATGATGTATAGGATAACTGTAACACATTTGATGGGAATAAATAGCAAAATATGTTAGATATAGCTCTAATAGTGTATACATGCCTGGTATAATACATGTGTGGCTTTTATAACCACAAGAGGACACCATAGCTCTGTCCTGACTCATGATCCTAATGTATGACATTCAGCAAGCCTATGGATAAACACAATAACATTTGAATTGTGTTGAAGTGTCAACATAGAAGCTCATGATGACGATTCGACTGCAAGGTTGATAGTCTATTTTAAATCGTCGaatagtttgagtttgagtttatttccaacatgcatgcatacaacatgatacatcacaatttccagtttctctattcaacatgttcgaaaaggagtaggaagaagcagagcttatttaatcctaccccttttcctttacatagcagttgctaaaactttcgttgacttcctgttctcaatttattcacattatactccataagtaataacattaaaaataaataaataataattagtgaagtaaattacatttcatatggtgcgataaataagattatctagaaaatgaatgaatggatggatgaaataaagtcagaatgtttatcatggttcttcttccttgtactttgtaaacactaagtttgaagagtttcttgaagtggattatattagtaccttgtttgatttctttacttaatccattccataatttaattccacatattgatatactgaaggtcttaagtgttgtacgtgcatacaaatgttttaaattaaaacatttttctctaagattatatttctcaacTATTCTAAGACGCTTTTATTAAACAATCCAATCTAATGCTGACAATTGGCTCTTATTGCATAGTAAATTATGTCTACAGGAAAAAGTGCCTCAgaatagacacagtagtgattttaggcttgttttctaacgAGTGTCAGCACACTTTGGAATGCCCacctttagctccaaaatgtgggcgggctTTTATTAGCCTGCTGACATCACTTACAGAGGACTGGAAACAATTTCATATTGCGTAATATGTGTTTTGGTAGCCGCTTCATTTCAAATCATAATAGTTTGGCTCAGAATTTGAACGAATTATCAAAAATGGCCTCCAGATGTGTTGTTGCAGGTTGTTGGCAATATGAGTAAAGTATGGACCTCTCCTCTCCAATTGACTTGCACAAAATGGAGGAGTGTAATTTGCTGCAATAATTTTATTGATTCTGACTTCAAAGAGGAAGGATTTTCGGTTGGACTTTGGATGTGAAAAATGCAATcttgaaaatcaggagcaccctcgaGGGAAGAAAGAAGAACATAGACGGTGTTCAAAAACGAAAGAAAAGAAGGTAAGCCActagtattctattttgcgtcctcttctactgaggtTTTTTCTCAAGATGCTTGaagacatgttgaaagagaaataaGGAAACATGGGCTATggcagggttgtcaaactcattttagctcataaTCATTCAAATATCACacttataatataaaaaaaactattatcaCAATGACACCTTAGCCGAAACCAAGGTAATATAACTATAAacgtaaccaatgtgaacatggtagatttaagcataaaattaaataaaacaaacaacaaatataGAAACACACGTGTACAATGGAATTCAGTGTGCACATCATGGTGTCAAACAATTGCGAGCTATGCACGGAACTCTTACGACAAAGATGATGGTCCTGCTGACTTAAGTCTTTGGATCTTACCGTTTCGTTAGTTTatccgttgagtggataatttacaatgaaaaaaGGTGTTGTGCGTTGCTTcagcatcagtctgccgccatctgtTGCCAGCCACAAAAGCAGCacctgattgcttgcacctgcgctgattggagtagcgtcAGCCAATCAacagggcgcttaaagtcagctgacacgtcatctttaaacagtgtcatgtgtgatgtgggttacatttgaattgctattgcgacatccagaggacacatttagaacagcagtttatttaatttaaaaattgcagctcatttttatacttagcaaactaatCTTGCGGGCAGATTAAAcctggccgtacgtttgacacccatgggctatggtgtctatggaagagcagggaagtccgGAAATGGCAATTCTTTTATATTTCTTTTTTggtcataatgttaaccatatcagttttgaagtaatcatggaccagagtgacaaaaacatgcaattaagtgatcaaaataatagttatgCATGTCTCTAATTAGGCGGTGCATgcagggaaatgggctccagttctgtagatgacttCACACCAGAAGGGGGCCACATATCAAGTCTAGCAATGAAAAGGGggtgttccaagtacagttagtgaTCTACCCATTACTacaaaactaattgatattatggcaaatgtgaagtgaagtgaattatatttatatagcgcatttctttagtgactcaaagcccCTGATGACTGCCTGATTAATTTataggagcaaaaaatacattaaaaggaACTTGTTTATTGGTCATTTGGACGCTATGGGTCTTTTAATCTTGAATTAAGACATTGGCAAGAGGCAGTTGTGGATTTTAATACGTGTCCTCTTGCATTTAATAGATAATAACATAAGAACGACATAGACATCACACAACACAGTTCATTTATTTTGACTCACTTAACCTTCCTTACATTCTAGTACATATAGTATAGTAGTACATTTAGTACAATACTGCTTCTTAGCAAATGCCAAATGTGGATGCTTGACTACAGCACAGCAAATAAAACACAATCAGTGCAaaaccacacatacacacacgccatACGAAGCAATAATAACAAATAACGAGGAAATAGCAGATGAGCAAACATGTTTAAGCTAACTTAATTCAAGAGTAGGCCAAATGTTGTCAAATAAATGAGTTTTAGATTTTAGGACCGAGAAATCCGGTGTTGGAAGGTACGTAAATGTTTTGATTCCTCAGTAACAAATTTGAAAGTACTGACTGGGCGACTTGATTGGACTTGTGAAGTTTTGAGCGTCCTGCTGTGTGTTCTTGTTGTTGCTTATGTTAGTGGTGGTCTTTTGCAGGTTTAAAGTGAAGGAGGGGTTCTTCCTACTCGCCTCTGTCTTGCCACCGCCCCTTGCCTGAGGATTGCCCGGTCCGCCACCAACCCCTGGCCCGCCGCCCCTGGCGGGCACTGTCGGGGCGGACGTGGCCGTCTCAGACGACCCAGTCTTTCTTGCGAGGGGGCTCAGATAGATCTGCATAGTCACTAAGTGAAGTGGTGGCATGAGGTGAGGAGGGTGAAGAGTGATGGCAAAAGGGGCGGGGCATAAATTAAACAGGCGAAAGTGGGAGGCAAAGAAGTCATGGTGAGATGTGGAAATAAATTGAGGATGGACACAGAGACACAACTCAAATGCTATTCACAAAATAGGAATGTATCTTTGATCATcaaatgttaaaaaattaaacatttactaatataaaataaaaataaaaattagaacacaaaatttaaaaatgtttgtaggttcattttacaaaaatacaTTATTCACGGTAGTTTTAGAGCAGTGGTTATGTATTCAAAATACCGTATGGTAGCGAGTTGTCTGTATTATTGTAAATCGTAGTAATTTTACCACTATTATTATGTGTGGTAGTAGTAATACTTGTAGTCAATTATTACACACATAATTACATTGTAATTAAATGTTTTGTTAATATAGCAGACTGACTTTAATTCAATAcactgattgattttttttttaatacactttttgtAAATGACAGTGTTGATTATTTCTGGTGATTAAATAATATTACAATACATTtcctttatattatattattatgaaattattgtaattttataaaatatttaattttaataatatGTGTttgattgtatttgttttattggtTTAAGGTAGAAAGTGTTTGTTATTTTCTTGTTCTTATATTTTTGTGACTGCAGAGGTGATAACATAACATGAAATTACAACATTTCACTTTTTCTAATATAatcaaatttgtatttgtggGAAAAAATGTCAGGTTTAATGTGGAGTCCAGGGTTCTGTAATATAATGTTATTCGTGTGGCGTGTCATCGGGGTTCAATCCTACCTTTGCACCGTGTCACTCGCCCTGTGCCTGCATGGTAAGACCATACAAGAATGTTGGTGAGTCTAAAATGTGACAGCTTACATATCTGGTTTATAGTCTTGTTAAAAAGATTGACTTACTTGAAGTTACTGATCCCTCTCTAGACCTGCTGCCCCTATTTGGAACAagaccaaaaaatatttaaatagatGACAAAGTGACAATTCCTGTCTTTCTCTTGTCTATTTGCATTCAACAATGGTGTCCATGTTTCTTAATCATAGCGCCAGGGCGCATTGTTGGGCCACGAGCTCCCTCTCGAGGGCcgcaaaaaaatttatatttctaagctgtggtccgtatgggccgcagcggtcctCAGTTGTAATACGccctttcaccacttgtggccgTAAtggcaatctcaaacaaacagaagaagtctggaactaaagacaggtttcttaagcgcaaaagatTTGTCTAAAATGGTGAAGCTTTatgttcatttgcactttaattattattatttgttattcatTTGGTTAGAATCTATTTATTGTAGGACTGTgtaattttatgtattttttaaaccaGTTTCAGTCctgtcttttgcagtatatttgattactatttatttttgtaatcagccgtGATTGACACacgtggtttcatatcatttgataaGGTTTATCCCGTTAAACTGTAAAcaagttagatataattattgaaaaccattaaaatcaagagtaagattataaATTCAGAgtcaatatttgagtgggcccttggCTCATCTGTAGTGGAAAAGCTAGGCCCTGAggtcaacaaggttaagaacaccTGCTTTAATAGGTACCAACCAAATTCCGTCTGTTCCTTCAGGCACcaattcatgtaaaatcaaacggtaccataGTTCAATATCTTTTTTTCACATGACGCCATATCTGGTTGCAGACTCAGCATCGCCTTAAGCAGTTACAGGGGAAACAGACGTATAGCGGACTGCCTCACAGTAATGTTGTCATTTTTCATGATAACAAAGCAAGTATGTCATTTTTTTCTCacagccagacctgtgtgttgaTTCCCTACCTGACAAATTTGGCTACAACTgtggccttcctcagaggttgtcacgtgaTATTGATGCGACGTGTCTGGTCAGCTGATTTAATTTTTTGGCGCTGTCTTCCTGCTTGTCAGAGCAGGCTGATAGCGCTATCTGCAGGCCgactttttaaaaacaatgtcCCTGGTGTGGGAAATTTAGTATGCCCCCTTGTCCTGGTTCACAGTCTGGGGCATGCGCTTCCAGATCTTGATGGCTTCtctatccgtttcaatacattcataatttgttgaatcgcttaagccgctgaaatccgagtctgaatccgagctaatgtcgctatagcttgctgttctttccgccatgtttgtttgtgttggcttcactatgtgacgtcacaggaaaatggacgggtgtttataacgatggttaaaatcaggcactttgaagctttttttagggatattgcgtgatgggtaaaattttgaaaaaaacttcgaaaaatataataagctactgggaactgatttttaatggttttaaccattctgaaattgtgataatgttcccctttagctCTGATTTATTTCCCTGATCTTCTATTGCCTTACATGCTAATTCTGTGGCTAAAATGAAATCCTCGTAGGGTGTTATTGCATAGTTCAACCCTCGCGCTAACACGCTCTGCTTGATGGTAGATAGCGAGCGTTTGGAGATGATATGCACCCACTTCCTTGTTGTTGTGTGATCCATGTGACTTTGTTGCCTTGTTTGTTTTGTGCGAATCTTTGTAACTTTCTAACCTGTTTAGTTTGTGCGCGTGTCTTAGATGTTCCTCCATTTGCGTACAAGTATCCTTGTctttggggtggtatagctcggttggtagagcggccgtgccagcaacttgagggttgcaggttcgatccccgcttccgccatcctagtcactgccgttgtgtccttgggcaagacactttacccacctgctcccagtgccacccacactggtataaatgtaacatagatattgggtttcacaatgtaaagcgctttgagtcacttgagaaaaagcgctatataaatataattcacttcacttcactttagtaTATCTTTGATAGATTTGTGTTGTGCATTCCTGTTGTAGCATATCAATGTTCTTTAACTTGTTTGCTGTGCAACAAATCATTTCTTTAAGCAGCGCACCACGAGCCTTCCTGACGATCCTTTCTGCTTTCTGTGTTGGGATCGGGTTCTTTAGATTCAAACTTAGTGGTGTCATGCCTTCATCCCGGCAACGTACGTTGAATCGAAAGTGCGCCCGCTTCCAGCTGCTCAATGCAGTGGAACTCTTTGAGTGTGTCCATGAGTTTCTTTCAGTAGTCCAAttaggttcattaggtcttctaagaattatgtattttttattgttgtaTCCAGGACCTGTGTGGAGGCGTACCAACTTTTCCACACCTGGGACACAGTTCTGAAGAAGGCGGACTGCAGATGGCGCAGTCAGCCTGCTACTTCAAGCAGGAAGACAGCGCTAACAACTGTTTAAATCAGCTGATCAGACAGGTCACATCAAAATCACATGAGAACTTTTGACGAAGGCCACAGTTGTAGCTGAAACCGTCGGGTACGAAATCAACACACAGGTCAggctataaaaataaaattgacaTCATTCTTAGAAGACCTAATGAATCTAAATGGactaacaaagcaagcatgcctgatagaaagtgcTCAAAAGcaaggctccactttttaaaaTGCACTCGCTCGATGTTAAAGTACATTGGATATCCCATATACATGCTATTAATTaaaattagcaattttacatggcgatttcaacaccttcaaatttggtaatgaaaactacaactaagatacatgttacaatcaaacagatggtgtgtaataagtacaatacttacagtataaacactttgtagaacTCAACAAAAAACAAGACTGGCACAGtcaacctaatggcaaagactatttctgactacggcaacacacctagaataaaatgaatgaatgcatacttgcaaatgatacttaGACGTGTAAGAACAaattataacaactggacagcacacttGTCATTACCAACTCACTGTTGAATGCTACAGTTTTTAATcttatttttaaaacaaacatttagtACAACATAATTTCACACAAAAGTAATGAAAATTGGAACCATTGACTACCGTTATTTATTCCcaatatcagttcaaatgtgaaaggtacaacCCTTACTTTACATTTAATGTGCCTCTAATGTGGTTAGGTTTTATTAACGGCAGCAAAGATAAACGTTATTACCCTTCTTTGGCTGTCTTACAGGTGGAAGCTGACGAGGATGGGCGTGCCTTGTGGGTCTTACAAGGACTGTCCTTCATACTTCCTGCCGGGCTCATGACCCCACTGGAAAGAAGACAAAATAGGTAAGTACCGGTAATCTGTTCTTTTTAAACAAGAATATAATCACTCATGACAGTACAGCAGCAGTCAGACCTGCGCGGCGGCGTTGGGCTGTAGTTCCTGCCCGTGGCGCTGGAAGGCAGCGTGGAGCTCTTCCTCAAGCTGGCGCCAGTGGAGGTCACCATAGGGGGTCTGTAGGGCAGAGCCAGCGAGACCGGCCTCCCTTGGGGTGAGCAGATAAATATCATAATGGATACATTTTAcagatatatatgaaaatattattattacatttagtAAACCGAGTTGTCTTCTGGTCACATCGCGCTTCAAAGTTTGCAGTGTCTCTCTGTTGCAGATTTTTTTCAGCATATTGTACGTTGTTTtgacctaaattaagcatttttaagtaaaaaaaagtggCTAAACaagctaaaaatatcaatacgacAATAGTAACTATAGGAGACGAAACCAATCAGATCACGCCGTACAATATCGTGGCCGCTGATTGGctgaggcagcattactatattggattaaagcagtgctattttctgttacgcccgccctaagaagaagaaaacattttacgcAACTACCCCCACGCACTTgccaccgtgactataaatagtatcgtTTGTCTATAAAATTATACACCCCTGCACAACATTATATTCTATAACATCAAAGGAAACAAAAAAGAAATATCcacttacaacaaataataatttTATCAACATTGTTTTCTTGTCTGTAACAGaatatatttaaagtgcatcaatttgtcttaaaatacaatttaaaaaaaaaaggaaacgctTATTTAAACTCTCGACATTTGTGACCCACTTGAACCATTAGATACTGAAAAGTAAAATGaaaaaaactcaataaataatgatacatttcaaattgatcagcaacattatttCAGAAGCACAACATATAAAACACTGGAAGTCAGGAATAATAGCCacaatgagcatgttttgtagtgcacagcttttcaaagTGGGGTTTGAAGCATCATACTGATAAAGCATCTTCCCCGGGGTCACATGCATGCTCCTCCACCCCCCAGCATTGCACGGTCAGGCCATGAACAATTTAACAGTGATAATGGAGGGTTTACTGTATGTGTCTTACATCATATATTAACATAGAAACATAAAGGTACATCTAAAAAAACTCATggcaattaaataaatattatattattgtgattataattgttaaaatataatatctcTTTACAAACATGTTTATAGCCACCTTTGAATAGATGTTCAAAAGCAATAAAGCAAATTTGGTAACTTTTATAATATAcctcaataaataaaataaaaatacaataaaagtcaTATTTCATTATTCAGATGACATTAAGCACAATGATGATACCAGCATTACACATTTATAGGCTTAATCATGTAATGTATTTCAATATTTGTCCAGTCTGAAATTTGTAAAAATTAAGAATAACAAAAAAGAATTTAATTGTTTAACAACCCATAGATACAGAACATTAGGAACACCTCCCATAATTATTGACTCTAATCCTGTGAGGTGATGATGACTCATTGCAGCCTAGGTTTTAGTCAAATACAATGACAATTATCTAATGGAAGGACCATTTTCCTAATTGATTATTGGTTGTGTTTTGCTGGATTTTATCTTAAAATCCAGTTGTATGCTTTAATAAGCAGCTTTTATTTAAAAGAATAAAGCAATAATATGTTATTTTTAAGTAATTGTCCAGCAAAACACCCATTATTGCTCCTTATATCTCATTCTTAGTGAAAGCTGACATGGATTGGAAATCAATGAGTTCTTCTCCAATAAACAGCAAGTCAACAAGACAAGAGTCAATATTTGTCACAGGAACAAAATGAACGTGTCAATAATAATAAGAACCTCGCTAACACACATCTTTGCTGACCTTTAGCACATGGCGCCCTCCTCCCGGTGGCGGCAGCGGCGGCCTGGTGCTCCTCGGAGATGTTGAGCCTCTTGAGGACGTCGGTCAGGGTCATCTTCAGCAGCTGGATCTCGTCCTCCTGCATCTGCATCCTCTGCTCCAGGTAGGTCAGCCTGTCGGCCACGTCCAAGTTGCTGGCCGCTGAACTGCGACCATCTGTGGTCACGTTAAGATGGTTGTGAGGTCACAGCTCGTTAGAACACACTGCCCTATGTCATGTCTTTCGGTTAAGGATGAGGGTTTATGAGCATGATTGACAGCTGAAACCTTCCcgctacattaggcacacctgcacattGTAACACAATCCAATACAAGACTTGAATGAAACATACTTATTTaatccaggggtgcccaaaccttTTCCAGCAAGAGCTACCTACATTAATATCGAAAG
This genomic interval carries:
- the LOC133576378 gene encoding uncharacterized protein isoform X1 is translated as MDASEMEGESVYLNAFRGGGGKRTERLCSREERKRRKKVLEEGPQRHMDYSSSVSSASHDGRSSAASNLDVADRLTYLEQRMQMQEDEIQLLKMTLTDVLKRLNISEEHQAAAAATGRRAPCAKGRPVSLALPYRPPMVTSTGASLRKSSTLPSSATGRNYSPTPPRSGVMSPAGSMKDSPCKTHKARPSSSASTCKTAKEGGSRSREGSVTSSTGRVTRCKVTMQIYLSPLARKTGSSETATSAPTVPARGGGPGVGGGPGNPQARGGGKTEASRKNPSFTLNLQKTTTNISNNKNTQQDAQNFTSPIKSPSQYFQICY
- the LOC133576378 gene encoding uncharacterized protein isoform X2; its protein translation is MATRMAEGDMEELADPGLGMDEDPGAHGVLQRASLKEGYHSDSLLAPDADSMTDGRSSAASNLDVADRLTYLEQRMQMQEDEIQLLKMTLTDVLKRLNISEEHQAAAAATGRRAPCAKGRPVSLALPYRPPMVTSTGASLRKSSTLPSSATGRNYSPTPPRSGVMSPAGSMKDSPCKTHKARPSSSASTCKTAKEGGSRSREGSVTSSTGRVTRCKVTMQIYLSPLARKTGSSETATSAPTVPARGGGPGVGGGPGNPQARGGGKTEASRKNPSFTLNLQKTTTNISNNKNTQQDAQNFTSPIKSPSQYFQICY